The sequence GATGGCGACCGCGGAAACCCGCGTCGACATCAGCGTCGACGGCGAACGCGAAGTGCGGGTGCTGTCGAACCGCGAGGGCAAGCACTCCCACGAGACTCGACTGTTGCCGAGCGCAGCCCGAGCCTTGGCACCGCTTTTTTCGGAGGTGTCGACTGCCCCAACTCGCCTGGTGGAAATCGCGCAGCGGCGATTCCCACCGTTGCCACCTGCAGCGAGCAGCCTCGCCTGGCTCCGCACGCAAGCCGAGCGCGACGATCCGACCGTGCTTGGGCCGCACCTCCGCGGTTCCGGCACGGAATTCTCCTCGCCAGGACGAGCAGAGGTCCATCGCGTCGATGACGACCTCTCCATCCTTCGCGACGACGACGGTGCAGCACGAGAACTCGAGTTGCTCGCCTTCGAACACGGTCTCAAGCCGGCTGTGCTGCTGCCGGTGAATGAGGCTCGGGGCGGTGCGCTGTGCGAACGTTTCGCACACTCACGAGTCGTTGCCTCCAGGGGCGGCCTTCTCTGGTTCGCTGCCCGTGACGCACCAAGCTTGGAGCGCCTGATCGAACTGCGCCTGACTCCGGATCCCGACCGGGTATTGGAACCTCTGGGAGCTCTTCTGGGCTATCCCCCGTGCTGCGTGGCGAGCTTTGCCAAGCAGAGCCGTCGCGACGACGACGCATACTCTCAGCACGTCACCGCCGCATGCACGCCGGCGCAGGGGCCGTGGCACTGGGAGCTGAACGACACCTTCATCCGCATCGTTCCCTTCTTTGCCTGTAGCTACGCGTGTGATGCAGCACGTCGTGAAGCCAGGTCCGTGCTGTCCCTGCTGAAAGAGACCGCGCCAGCGGCTGCCCGGGAGCTGGAGTCCGCGCTACAGGCACCGGTGTTCTTCATCGATCGCGACGCCTGGCTCCGGGTGCGCGGGGGCAGCAACCGCCGAGTGGAACTGCCTCGGCGCGCTCCGCCCTGGCTGGAGAGCCTCGCCCGCGCATTCGCTCGGCCTGGCGAAGTGGATGCACGAACGCCGCGCGCCGACGGAGGCAACGGGTACGTCGACAATCGCGTGCCCCTAGGCGTGTGGCTACCGTTTTCGGGATAGCCACAAGCCTCGAGCTTGCGCGTTTGAGTCCCTCAGAAGGGCGCGCCGCCGCCGTTGGTGCAATTCACGCACTCCGGCAAGCTCTTGTTCGCCGGGTCGTTGCACTTGAAGGGGCAGTAGTCGAAGGTCTGGAAAATCTTGTCGACCTCGTCGCACTCGTCGCTGGTGCCATCGACGGAGTACTCGCCATAGCCGCCGTTCGCATTGAAGGCAGCGGCGCAAGCGACTTCAGTCGGGTTCTTGCTGATCCAACTAGGCAAGTCGGGCATTGCTTGATCGCCGTCGGTGCCGTTGGGGCCCTTGCCGGCCTGATCGTAGTGGGCCTCGGTGCAGACTTGCGTCACGACGCAGTCCGAGGCCGAGTTCTTCGCGGCCCCCGGCGAGACCAGCGCCTTGATGGTGAAACACAGCTTGAAGTAGCCGTTGCAGTCCACCCGCAACGTGTTGGGCGAGAAGGGTTGTGCTGGTGGCGTACCGGTCTGGAAGTTGATCTCTTGCTGCGTGGGGCAGCGCGCACCGGCAGGCTCGAGGATCGTCGAAACGGCGCCGATGACCGTCGTGCCCTGACTATAGAAGCAGGGGCTCGTGTTCTTCACGTCCCAGAAACCTCCGCTGAAGCACTTGCATGCCGCGCCGCCGGTGGCGGTGGGAGGGGGTTCGAAGGTGGGAGGGGCTACGCCCTGGTATCCCTTGCACTCTCCCCACTTCAGCCCGAGCTCGCCGACACGCTCGCAGGTCGCCGTGCCGTCCTTGCACAGCCCGCGGTTGCGGTTCTTGCGCTTGCCGGGCCAGCAGGCTGCCGTTTGGCCTTCGACGGTGCAGGGACAGCCCTGCAAGTTCTTGTCGTCGGGGCACTCGGGAGTGCCACCTGGCTTGATCGGCTGCGCACCCGAGCCACTGCAGTCCGGCGGCGGCGGATCCTCGGCGAAGAACGCGTCCGCGGAGTAGTCCGGCGCGGCCCCATCGGGCACCGAGATGGTCCCAGCATCGCCAGAGGTTCCACCGTTGGCACCGCTTCCGCCGTTGGCGCCGCTGCCTCCGTTGCCAAAACCGCCACCACCCCCGCCGCTCTCCGCCGAGCACTGCACCGCAGTGCCGGCCATGGTGACTACCGTGAAAGTGACGAGTCCCGATCGTATCCAGCCGCCTCGTGCCATGACGGCGGGAACGATAGCATCCCGCGCGGCGCTCGTCCCGCGCCGCACAACTCCGCGTGACAACTCGCTAATTCGTGGCTTGGCTCAGAAGGGGCGCAGGCCCAGGAACAGCGCGTTCACCGCGAGGAAGACGGGCAAGAGGAACACGCAGGCCCAGACGAAGTAGGCGCCGAAGCTCGGACACTTCACCCCCGCACCTTCAGCGATACTCTTGACCATGAAGTTGGGAGCGTTGCCGATGTAGGTCATGGCACCCATGAACACTGCGCCCAGGGAGATCCCCTCCAGCACCAGGGGCTGCAGTCCGACGACGGCGTCGGCACCGGCGTAAGCCTGACCCTGAGCCAACGCAAAGAAGGTCAGGTAGGTGGGCGCGTTGTCGAGGAAGCTGGAGAGCGCGCCCGTCGCGAAGAAGAACTGCCACGGCTCGCGCACCGGAAGCTCCCCACCCCGGGCCTGCAGGATCATGAGTGCCGGGATCATCGCCGCGAAGATGCCGGCGAAGAGCAACGCTACCTCTTCGATGGCGTGAAACGAGAACTTGTTGGCCGCACGAGGGTTGAGGGTTTCGCCCTCCTCCTTGGGCACCTTGGCGCTGAGCGGGGCGACCACCAGTGACACCGCAGTCAGGGCCAGCATCGCAATCTCGCGGAAGGGGATCCAGCTGTACCAGTGCTCCGCGGGTAGATGAATGCTGGGCAAAGAGGCAACGGCTGCGACCACGCCTACCAAGAGCGGGATGCTGCGCTTGCCATGGATGCGGATGGGCTCCACCTGAGCTCGATCCAAGGTGAGGTCTTTCTCCGCCTCACCCGAGTAGGCGATGCTGTCGAACACATAAAAGATGACGAGGATGGCGCCAATGGCCACGGCCCACGGCAAAACGAGCTGCAGCGTCCAGAAGAAGGGCACACCGCGCAGGAAGCCCAGAAAGAGCGGCGGGTCACCGATGGGCAGCAGGCAGCCTCCCACGTTTGCCACGACGAAGATGAAGAACACCGGAATATGGCGAACGTTCTTGCGTTCGCTGTTCGTGCGCAGGAGCGGGCGGATCAGCAACATTGCAGCGCCCGTCGTTCCGACGAAGTTCGCCAGCACGGCGCCGATCAGCAGGAACAGCGTGTTCACCTTCGGCGTGGCGCGAATGTCGCCCGAAACGAAGATACCGCCGCTGATCACGAACAGGCTGAACAGCAGAGTGAGGAAGGAGAAGTACTCGAGCCCCGTGTGCAAGAGCACGCTGGGAGCTTTGACGCCAAAGTAGAGAGCCGGCGCGACGCCGCAAAGGGCGGCGACGATGCCCTTGTTGCGGTTGACGTCCCACCAATGGGGTGTCGTCAGGGGCAGCACGGCGATGCACAGCAGAAGTACGACGAAAGGAATCACGCTCCACAGGGGCAACGTTCGTCCCAAGTCGTCGTGACCCGTAGAGGCCAGCGCCGATGCCGGCAGCAGCGTGACCAGCGCGAACAGCAGCGCCTTGGTGAGGGACTTCGACACAGTAAGACTCCCGCGAAATTGGCGGCATCCTGGTGCACTGCGTCACGACTGTCACGCAGATTCCACTCGCTGCGCCATCTGCGGAACGCTTTTCTTGCCAAATGACAACCCGCGCGGACTAGTGCTGCGTCCAGAAGTTGCAATCCAGTATCAAAGCGCCAAGTGGACGCAGCACTAGTGGATTCGCGAAGCGAATCCGGGGGGCTTAGAAACCGGCGGAGCCGGATTCCGGGGTCGGGACGCCCCCGATGACGCCAGTGCCCGCGCTGCGAAGCAGCGCACGGGCGCGAAGCGCCCGCTCAGAATTCGGATTACGAATTCTGAGACACGGCACTAGGTCGCCACAGCCCCGGGCCCGGGT comes from Polyangiaceae bacterium and encodes:
- a CDS encoding DUF483 domain-containing protein, which gives rise to MTRVLVVGATRRADAWFQALREARNCDEARRVDADPAALCSALQTSPEARVAIAAGGNRSAWLASVAAELGARGVVEPGAGGRVPAGFLRAADFDAIPAVTWLAQRTGGAAEFGVELHGAADGCAESLGEVIESTLVLLERLLPNARLAAIRLERDSHASLEIAATGFSRIQCAAHLHGGHLRLWMATAETRVDISVDGEREVRVLSNREGKHSHETRLLPSAARALAPLFSEVSTAPTRLVEIAQRRFPPLPPAASSLAWLRTQAERDDPTVLGPHLRGSGTEFSSPGRAEVHRVDDDLSILRDDDGAARELELLAFEHGLKPAVLLPVNEARGGALCERFAHSRVVASRGGLLWFAARDAPSLERLIELRLTPDPDRVLEPLGALLGYPPCCVASFAKQSRRDDDAYSQHVTAACTPAQGPWHWELNDTFIRIVPFFACSYACDAARREARSVLSLLKETAPAAARELESALQAPVFFIDRDAWLRVRGGSNRRVELPRRAPPWLESLARAFARPGEVDARTPRADGGNGYVDNRVPLGVWLPFSG
- a CDS encoding sodium:proton antiporter; this translates as MSKSLTKALLFALVTLLPASALASTGHDDLGRTLPLWSVIPFVVLLLCIAVLPLTTPHWWDVNRNKGIVAALCGVAPALYFGVKAPSVLLHTGLEYFSFLTLLFSLFVISGGIFVSGDIRATPKVNTLFLLIGAVLANFVGTTGAAMLLIRPLLRTNSERKNVRHIPVFFIFVVANVGGCLLPIGDPPLFLGFLRGVPFFWTLQLVLPWAVAIGAILVIFYVFDSIAYSGEAEKDLTLDRAQVEPIRIHGKRSIPLLVGVVAAVASLPSIHLPAEHWYSWIPFREIAMLALTAVSLVVAPLSAKVPKEEGETLNPRAANKFSFHAIEEVALLFAGIFAAMIPALMILQARGGELPVREPWQFFFATGALSSFLDNAPTYLTFFALAQGQAYAGADAVVGLQPLVLEGISLGAVFMGAMTYIGNAPNFMVKSIAEGAGVKCPSFGAYFVWACVFLLPVFLAVNALFLGLRPF